The proteins below come from a single Syntrophales bacterium genomic window:
- a CDS encoding branched-chain amino acid ABC transporter permease — protein sequence MAIKCGVFKTTYEDDEAIWQTKVSKFWIAALIVLLILFPFVFQGSKYLLHIADSVLIAIIAALGLNILTGFTGQISLGHGAFIGVGAYASGYFMNQFGLPFFACLLIAGFITAIVGMVFGIPSLRLKGLYLAIATLAAQVILEFVFIRWRSVTGGSQGLLVAPASIGGFEFNSEFKFYFLALAFAILAVLTAKNIVRTKPGRAFMAIRDRYISAEIIGVPLFQYKLLAFGISSFFAGVSGSLWAHYIGIITPEHFNVVVSIQYLSMIIIGGLGSIYGTILGTIFIVLLPEILRAISGSLSSSYPILIDIFNALREGIFGLVIIMFLIFEPDGLAHRWKMIKNYWKLWPFSY from the coding sequence CCCTCATCGTCTTATTGATCCTTTTCCCGTTTGTTTTTCAAGGATCGAAATATTTGCTGCACATAGCCGACAGCGTGCTGATTGCCATCATTGCCGCCTTGGGCTTAAACATCCTTACCGGTTTTACCGGGCAGATATCACTGGGGCACGGGGCATTTATCGGCGTGGGCGCCTATGCTTCCGGTTATTTCATGAACCAGTTCGGCCTGCCTTTTTTTGCCTGCCTGCTGATTGCCGGATTCATCACCGCCATCGTGGGAATGGTTTTCGGCATTCCGTCACTTAGGCTCAAGGGGCTATATCTCGCGATCGCGACCCTTGCCGCACAGGTCATTCTTGAATTCGTCTTTATCCGCTGGCGCAGCGTAACCGGCGGCAGCCAGGGACTGCTCGTTGCGCCGGCAAGCATCGGCGGATTCGAGTTTAACAGCGAATTCAAATTTTACTTTCTCGCCTTGGCCTTTGCCATTCTCGCCGTCCTTACCGCCAAGAACATCGTCCGCACGAAACCGGGCCGTGCTTTCATGGCCATTCGCGACCGCTATATATCGGCAGAGATCATCGGCGTCCCGCTTTTCCAATACAAGCTCCTCGCGTTCGGCATCAGTTCCTTTTTTGCCGGCGTTTCCGGAAGCCTGTGGGCTCACTATATCGGGATCATCACCCCGGAACATTTCAATGTCGTGGTTTCCATCCAGTACCTTTCGATGATTATTATCGGCGGTCTGGGAAGTATCTACGGCACAATCCTCGGCACCATTTTCATCGTTTTGCTGCCGGAGATTCTCAGGGCGATAAGCGGGTCTCTGTCCTCCAGTTATCCGATACTGATCGACATATTTAACGCGCTACGCGAGGGTATATTTGGCCTCGTTATTATAATGTTCCTTATTTTCGAGCCGGACGGGCTTGCCCACCGGTGGAAAATGATTAAAAACTACTGGAAGTTATGGCCATTTTCCTATTAA
- a CDS encoding ABC transporter substrate-binding protein: MKKVLLVALSFLLLSGVSFAQQTIKIGGIFDITGATGDVGAPYAVAAREYIKYVNKHGGVNGKQIDLIDVDYAYKIPQAVSAYKEMTSKGAIAILGWGTGDTEAMAPMVAKDKIPYISASYSEHLVFEKTPYNFIAGASYSDQARLALQWIKDTWKDKSRAPRVALLYNDTGFGRSPIQDAEDFAKKIGVEIVDKEIIGLRDLDATTQLLNMQKKNADYAINQHTLMATATILKDAKKLGLKTKFIGLNWAFSETLIKMAGDAANGFMAPMPFAFWTETNLKGVQLMHKVHKEISGNDEPQPVNYTQGFISAYLLVEALKKAGTNLSGEGIKKVLESNKFDMMGLSADIAYKSDIRKPNMAAKMYVIKNGKIEPLTALLKY, encoded by the coding sequence ATGAAAAAGGTTCTGTTGGTTGCTTTATCGTTTTTATTGCTCAGTGGTGTCTCTTTCGCGCAGCAGACAATCAAGATAGGCGGTATCTTCGATATAACCGGCGCCACCGGTGACGTCGGGGCGCCTTATGCTGTTGCAGCAAGGGAGTACATCAAATATGTCAACAAACATGGCGGCGTCAACGGCAAACAGATTGACCTGATCGATGTCGATTATGCCTACAAAATCCCGCAGGCCGTTTCCGCTTATAAGGAAATGACTTCAAAGGGCGCGATCGCCATCCTCGGCTGGGGAACAGGCGATACTGAGGCCATGGCGCCGATGGTTGCCAAGGACAAGATTCCGTACATCTCTGCTTCCTACTCCGAACACCTTGTCTTTGAAAAAACGCCTTATAATTTCATCGCCGGCGCCTCCTATTCCGATCAGGCGAGACTCGCCCTGCAGTGGATCAAGGACACCTGGAAGGATAAAAGCCGGGCCCCGAGAGTAGCGTTGCTGTACAATGACACAGGTTTCGGTCGCTCGCCGATTCAGGACGCCGAGGATTTCGCCAAAAAAATCGGCGTCGAAATTGTTGACAAGGAAATAATCGGTCTGCGCGATCTCGATGCCACAACCCAGCTTCTCAACATGCAGAAGAAAAATGCCGACTACGCCATCAACCAGCATACCCTGATGGCAACCGCCACGATCCTCAAAGATGCGAAAAAACTTGGCTTGAAGACAAAGTTCATCGGTCTGAACTGGGCCTTCTCCGAAACATTGATCAAAATGGCTGGCGATGCGGCCAATGGCTTCATGGCACCGATGCCATTCGCCTTCTGGACGGAAACGAATCTCAAGGGCGTCCAGTTAATGCACAAGGTTCACAAGGAAATTTCCGGCAATGATGAACCCCAGCCGGTAAATTACACCCAGGGGTTTATCTCTGCCTATCTGCTTGTCGAAGCGCTGAAAAAGGCGGGCACCAATCTGAGTGGCGAGGGCATCAAAAAGGTCCTGGAGTCCAACAAGTTCGACATGATGGGGCTCAGTGCCGACATTGCTTATAAATCCGATATAAGAAAACCCAACATGGCTGCAAAGATGTATGTTATCAAAAACGGCAAGATCGAACCCTTGACCGCTTTATTGAAGTATTAA